aaatagaaataattatcccagaaagacccagaaatatgacttgaatagaagttagttagttattaacaattaattgataaacatCTAGAATACtgtgagcactgatgcagtcagcatagacctcttgcattgtttgcaggtaggcctacatttcattccgttttcgatggaaactgcaaaacagcgccaaaacaaccaccagtggacaaaaaaagtattacatgtgtactgttaagactaatgggggaaattacggaggttatagtttgacgatgtcgtactcccatgcgggccagatcctatataccacagacatgttttggggggccacccaaaatgaggtggcgggccgtagtttggggaccactgtgtTAGAGCAATGTTGGAGAGTGTAGATAGAAGACGGAATGTATATTTTAGGAATGTATGTATGAATTTATGTAAAGAGTGTATACTTTAAGAATGAACTGCTCGACTGAGCAGTAGACTGAGGAAGCCCACATCACATATTTAATTTCTCACCTTAATCAATAAGCAAACCAATATATTATCACACACGAGAGCTAAATAAAATATGAGTTTATATCTTCATCACCACAGCACAGAATCAAACAAAATCATAACCGTCCTAAAAGATCATGTGGTCTGAGCCAATGGACTACTGTACCATTGTGTGCACAATGCAGTGATTCATTTAACAGcaattatatttacatacctGCACACCATGAATGTAGTGATTAATGTTATTTACATATCTGCACACCATGAATGTAGTGATTAATGTAACAACAATGAGTCGATAAAGAATAATGATTTTCAGATTTGGTATGAACAGTAACATTTTTCTGAATTCAGATTCAAAGTGATTTTACGTCTCCATGGTGTGGCCCGTCTTCTAATTTCTTTACCACTTGACCAATGAAAAGAAACCTTACTGACCACCTAACTCCCTAAATATCCAgagggaaaaatcaatagcataCAATAGCATATTACATAACACTTCAACACTCCGCGGGCCATACTTTGAGTCCAGTGTTTCTCCAAGTGTGGTCTGCGGAGTCTGAATTCCATTTCATCTGCAATAGATGGGGTGCGTTGGATTCATGGTTCAGTCTGTTAAGCATTCGCCCTGTCAGGCTGTACTCATCAGTTAAGGATATGGAGGGGAATGTTGTGTAGTCACATGTGTGATCTTGGAATTTGTCAATGTTGCTCTTCTTGAGCAGCTGTTTTAAAAGGGCAAACTAGAAGTGTTTCCATGTGCTGAAAGCCATGATCATGTCATCTAGGAAATCATCTACGTAACTGCTGGTGTCAAACAGTGCTGTATATCTtattcctcttcctccatttcCCTCTGTGATTCTTCTTGTTTGTCTTTCATCTCTTCACTCAtctttctctcctgctcctcctttTCTTCAGTTTCTTTTTGGAGCTGTTGTTCTCTCTCGCCTTCTCTCTGTATCGCCTCTCTCTCTTGAGATTGTCCTCCTTGTTCagttccctccatctctgttttATGCACCATCTCTTGAGTTTGTCTTTCTTGTTTCATTGCCTTCTCAAGTCCATCACTGCTTTATAATTCACCTCCaggtcttttttctctctctcaagtcgttctctctccagctGTACTCTCTCAAAGTCTTTTTTAAGTCTCTCATAATGATCATTCCAAATAcgttcctctttctccctcctcttctcttcctcttcatctcttttcttcctttcttcttgTCTCTGTTTCTCCCATTCCTCTCGTTTTCTTTCCATCTCTATCTGCATCTTTTTCATCtgctcttctttttctttcatgTCTGTTTTCAATCGCTGCTCTCTTTCGCTGaactcttcttctcttcttctcctctcttcatctgcactctttctctcttgttccaTTGTCTGCttcattctctccatctttgcTTTATATTGGGCCTGAAGATCTTCCTTTTCCTTTCTCATGTCCTCCATTCCTCTAAtcaactcctcctctctctccttcatcctcctctctattTCTTCCTGGAGAGCCTGCTGGAACATTCTACTAGTGTAGTAACCTCCTCCATGCATTTTGATGTGGTCGATTTTATCCAGGAGAGTAGAAACCTGAGTGCGGTCTCTGGTCTTGTTGTTAAACACATGGTATCTCTTACCACACTGTTCAATGACGTTCATGATATTAGATCCAGCTTCACTTACAAACTGTTCAATGGGCTTGTTCTTCAGGTCATCTCCTCTAGTGAAGAGTACTATAGCATGCTTTATGGAGTTTTCACCAAAAGTGCTTTGAATGAACTTTACTGCCTGTTGCTCCTCCTTAGTGAACCGTCCCACTGGTATCACCAAGAGGAACACGTGTGGACCTGGTAGTGCCAGTGAGATGCACTTATTGATTTCTCTGTCATTTTGCTCCTCATTATCATTCTCAGTATCAAACAACCCTGGTGTGTCAATCACTGTAATCTGCCTCCCACTGACTGcagctgtctctctctgacacgTGCTAGTAACTGAGTCAGCAGATGCTTCTGCCTGAAACGCTTCTCTCCCTAATATGGTGTTTCCTGTAGAGCTCTTCCCAACTCCAGTCTTCCCCAGCAGCACTATCCGGAGATCATCTGGACGCCCTCTTAGACCTGAAACACAATAGGAAGAGAGATTGCATCAGACTCAtgccatactgtatgtctgctaATTGTGTGCCTGGAGGGGTGGCATGGAAGGGTGGGGGCATTACATATCGTACCTCTCCTTCACTATGTGCAAGGATTTGATTTAGCAAATGGGTGACAAAGTGAAAGCTGCCATAGCTGCAGCAACACAGCAGGCAAATCTATAGCTGCAGACAGCAGGCAAATCTATAGCTGCAGACAGCAGGCAAATCTATAGCTGCAGCAAGACAGCAGGCAAATCTATAGCTGCAGCAAGACAGCAGGCAAATCTATAGCTGCAGCAAGACAGCAGGCAAAGTATTTCTCTCTGATTGTCCTGATCTCTCACATACTGACCAGCTGACGTGCATTTCTAGGTTTGTTAGTAAAGAAGGTAAAACAGTAGAATGCTTCATTGGCTTTGAGTCTATTGAGAGTCACAATGGAGGAAAGTCTGGCTGACACTGTACTGGCTATGCTTGATAGTCTAAACCCAGACATTGATAATAGTCAAGGCCAGGCATACTAGTCTGGTCGTTACCATCCTACGTATTACGTATTTCCGCCCTAAATTTGATTTAGGTCTCGCACGTAGTCTGGCCCAACCCACATTATACAGCTCGCCTGTAGCCGAGCTATTCAGCGAACAGTTGAGTGATGACGTGGAACTTGCCTGCCGATTTGCTTGTAGTCAAGCGAAGCTTGTAGTTCAACAGCATAGCAACAATGGCGACGGAGGAAGAGACGCTAGAAGCTATCCGCGAAGTTGCCTCAACTCTCGAGAGCATCACGCAATTAAAGCAGGAACAAGAGGCTTGTCttgtcaattttataaatggcaAGGATGTCGTAGCTCTCCTTCCAACTGGCTTTGGGACAAGTTTGATTTATCAGATGGTGATAACTAAACCTAAACGCACAAGTGTACTACATGCATCAGTACATGTTTTCAAATAGAAGTTTGCTGCTCTTTATTCTCCCCCCTACTCTCAAATTACCTTTACAAAATCAATGTGCCaatgttaggcctacttaacGAATGGAATGTTAGCTACTAGCTAGCCTACCGAGCGGGGCTCAAGGCAAGACGGTTGGTGTCTTGACATGAGCTAGCCGGTTACCGAGCTGTGCTCAAGGTAAACCGCTCCGTGTTTGTGTTCGACAGACTCAAGCTGTGCTCAAGGTGAGGCTTTGTTTTATGCCAAACAACTGTTAGTTTAACCGAGCAAGCTCCAGGTTAAATAACACGTAGGTCGTCAGTACAATCCAACTTATCCGAGAGTGTAGTCTGAACAGCCCGTGGAGGACGAAGTCAGCTCCGTAGCTCCGACGAAGTCACCGGGCTGCGTAGAACAACAATCGTCTGATAAGCGGCGAGAAGAGACCAGAGGCAAATTGGCGTGTGACAAGAGCTGATATAATCTCGGTGACGTGACACTTTTGGTATACAACTCTCGGTCTGTGGCTGGCGCAAGAGATATATCCACTACCAAGAGACTGCCCTGGCGGTCAGGTAGCCTACAAACTAGCCAGCGGCTACTACTGAGTGCAGAAGTGGGAGGCGTAAGAGCCTGAACTCCGGCGCTCagcatacagtgggcagtgcttcgatttggccagcttccctcgcgggccgcgcgcgggatcacgcgactttaatttgtatttttccagtgacggcagatgtctcttgtgagcagggtgtcacataaaaagaaatggagcctggaaaaccctacacagacttcactatagactttagcagactggtttagaaataatttaatagccagaaatatgcctgccctgccctaataaagaaatatttggttaactgcgagtgaattccgtttgcagccgtagaagaaacgcaggacaaatgaaacattccagttttctccgagtgcaacgatgatagaaatacatcatttggacaaaatatagagcatattaacctccgttgctcagccaaatgccttcctgtttcgtcctgttatcacggagttacaggcgataaacgatttttgtgctctccccaatcccaggcattcacattgcatgtttgtttgtaatggatgcaaccgcgagatacgcttgtcataggcgccgataccgtgggtgctccgtctctcgggcacccactgaaaacatcgagcacccacgtgtgccagcttacagtcccggctaaatttacattcatttaaaatcaaacatcgcagtttatgttaaattcagcatctctcataatgtgattggatatgttgctgtcaattccctacttcatatactaaccaccaatgagagattctctcgtatgaaaattcctgacacttcccacctgaagaattaacgcaaggctttgtcgggtcttcagccccgaatgtttaaaatgtatatagccctgaatatcattttaaaagtagtctgacaaagcttattgttttgtgacacagctaaacactggtacctcatagaacgtctataacatagcctaggtggtcgcaactcacaaaagtaaagcagatagaaagaattcacgcaaatctagcctacaacacgcagacagctttatgcgcaggggagagagcacgcgcgcgcgcacaggtgctttatgattgttggcttctgatggtatcttgctaattcactgaactgcattaggtgacacaaatggtattgcctttatcttataactccttgtctgagcgactaccagacctatggtttttaaaagtcagatgttccctgacaaagacgtTCGAAAATtatgaatgtttattgacttgaaaaatacacaaatttttgcaaactcccttcattcaacccttaaagacatcgcggtctggtgcgctatgtagatcgtttctcgtaccatttaatttctcagaatttaggtctactagtcctacaataacgtcatcaccaaatacatcttttatttttagttgatcaaccacaaagagtagcataggcctactgtgcacagtgcactgaagACTGTAGCAGCCAAAGGTAACcggttgttgtagatgagaggcaccCTTGTtccagatagcctggacaacatgttacctgggtgttgcctacgttattaattaatggtagcctacaatagttaattgattcgcgtaacatattagttggctcaaagagtagggaatcaggatggagagagtcacgcgtgtgttgcttttgcgggatcgaatccagttgctagttttcaaaacatacattttatacatgtcttttgtccgagtggctgtaatgtagccgagcgctcatggcgtatgaaaagcgacttcaaaccgcctaaaacaacttgtttgtgaatgtctgacaactgctgcagcgcatgcacgcgcaaggaaaccagtaggtggagaaaccagaaggcacacaacaccggaacgattttaaggctatttcacataggctactcaatggtgctatttcacacgcattatagcgacccccactcaccggggtaaGGTGGAAGgtgacgattggcgtagcctacagtggactagggctatacccaagtagcctaaatcgaggtcatgtttaattaggcatgatttattatgaccgccgtgcagcgaagcggcggtcatataggtttagtcagatttttttctttttcgcatgtccaaatttccgtcaaggattcccgggacactgtaagaccggggtacacgaaacttggtgggcatgtaaccccacatggatagcatggaaccatcgtttttcgttttgatctgtagcccccccgctggactggaccccccgaaaggaggatagggcagacacagttttctgtgaatatctcgagaaccgtagggtttaggaggaccattgtttttgtatgttgatctcaaagggccatgtcaacccattccataaccactcatttcatgtatagcaccacctagggcctaggatgaccaattttttgcgtatgtttgcctccaggggtcatgtaaacccattccatatgcacacatgtgcataaacagatacacacgcacacacatacattcacagtaatcctacgtatgacatactcacacagtagacatatatacgcatgcatgcacatgcacacacataggcacataaacaggcaaacacacaagcgcatgcacatgcacgcacacacacccacccacccacacacacataaacaaacatttacaagcacacatgcacacaattcaagaatttctcagaattatgaacaggcaaaatgggggtggggttgtataaaatgtattttacatgtgaaatctatgaactaatcatgttttggtacttgttgtctagcagataccagtgagaattgagtgtgcataatgcaattcagtgagacagttagaatcatatatgcctttcagcgtgacttatttttgtggaaaacatgtgctggactgggcggcggtcatattttgtaccgctctgcggtacatctagttttgttattgaatttgtaggctgggattcctctcggcaacaattatgtttaacggtagcctcctgctttttcagaaggggcggcaggcaggctactgacagagcgatgtacagtggcagagcgacgcacagtggctgaaagtggtactaaagtttcacgcagcttcacgccgcgtaatgcatTACCAAACGTTGCTGATTGTTGGGGCGTTATAATGGGCTGCAGGCTCGCCTGAAAAATGCATTAATCCATTGCAGCAGCACATTCCCTCAATTTCATGGGTGTGAATAGTATAGAAGGCAGCTTTTAAGACGCCAGTCGATTCTATAATCAAATGCAGTCTcactcattttcaacatttgcaATGGAATTGGGTTTGTAAATATGGTTGTTGCAATATATTAATTACACAAATGATTGTTCACATTAACTATAGGCTAATATCATCCACTGCCCCTCAAAAAATAAACGGCAGTTACATTGAAAACACAGTTTGCTGGAGCTGCAGAGCTGGAGTCTCCAAAGCAAAGGGAGATGGTTCGCTTACGGAAATTCACTAAGGTGTCCTACAGTTTTAtataggggttagggttagcccCATATCTGCTTTTGGATCGTGCAAATCATGAGCAGCTCCTTACTGTTTCTTTATCACAAACTTTAATGTTATTAATATGTGAACTATTTCTGTTGCTTGCTGAACATTTAACAATCTCATATTTACAGGGTTTGAGGTCTTGTCATATTTTTAAATGGTAGTTTTTCTCGaatgctttgacctgcttaaggaaactgggatccacttggtcttcaagaacactttctttgcacagcagaagtcatctcttgcgaatgtgttcacacgttttcattgggttcacacagttctatcacccttttgcaaaacagttaacacagatgtcattcaaagtccctaaactctattggtttccccatgctaaacaaaaggaaaacatcttttcacaggtgatAGAGATTCCTTGcacaagtctgaatctctgatacacctgtgtgaaactcctttgcacaattcttcaatcagcaatcattcattatccataagagatgccatgtctgttcCATGTTGCTTTTGCAAGTAGGCTATGGATCTACAGTAAGGCACATTTAGAAATTATTGTAtagcctatttggtgaagaaaacaatacaaaaggtgtttactgtaggtctattttgatgaaaaatgacaagttgtagttcaatgaaatgtgtcttgtctaggtgcttactgtaggtcttacatgtcaatgacagttacatcttgggaggaatgaataaaaaaaatttttttactcagtacatttagtcttttcagttttttctgataccaaaaaaaaaaatgagaaagaaatggaacagacatagcaaaaatgttcattttgagaaatatattttgcattttgttgtccagtgtgtaatgattgattgaaatcacacagtgatttgatgACAGGAtatgttgtttgaaggcaagatttgcttttgctgtatGTTTTAAGCGTTtcagagagtaacagccttttgcaagcaaaatgtgtcattttggccagagtaCTTTTTAGTCCAGGCAAAGTAGTGTTTTACGACAGACTAATTGtaaaagattttttttcagCATAGATCATTTCTATGAGTTGTCCAGAACAACATAGTAAAAGTCCTAAGAAATCCTAGTTGAGTAAATATGTTAAATTCTCATCAAT
The sequence above is a segment of the Alosa sapidissima isolate fAloSap1 chromosome 2, fAloSap1.pri, whole genome shotgun sequence genome. Coding sequences within it:
- the LOC121685865 gene encoding immune-associated nucleotide-binding protein 12-like isoform X1 translates to MSLPEKPLGGATKKKRNKKKGLKEQPGDADRPPSPVPSLMSMKSDWSIEIPWRFEGQEKPKDVSAEQELCDVCLSPAVKTCLTCNDSYCETCIRPHLSDPDLERHQLQDLQLHGHDATGQVDMDRDQQDPQGTHPKSSINKKCVPPPGQIQFPSVKPDSVTVSWSPPEGAAGPHRYRVTWRGAQKQHSAIVEGLKKEVTGLLPEQKYHFTVATLRQDGHQSSCVERSVQTGLRGRPDDLRIVLLGKTGVGKSSTGNTILGREAFQAEASADSVTSTCQRETAAVSGRQITVIDTPGLFDTENDNEEQNDREINKCISLALPGPHVFLLVIPVGRFTKEEQQAVKFIQSTFGENSIKHAIVLFTRGDDLKNKPIEQFVSEAGSNIMNVIEQCGKRYHVFNNKTRDRTQVSTLLDKIDHIKMHGGGYYTSRMFQQALQEEIERRMKEREEELIRGMEDMRKEKEDLQAQYKAKMERMKQTMEQERKSADEERRRREEEFSEREQRLKTDMKEKEEQMKKMQIEMERKREEWEKQRQEERKKRDEEEEKRREKEERIWNDHYERLKKDFERVQLERERLEREKKDLEVNYKAVMDLRRQ
- the LOC121685865 gene encoding immune-associated nucleotide-binding protein 12-like isoform X2, yielding MSLPEKPLGGATKKKRNKKKGLKEQPGDADRPPSPVPSLMSMKSDWSIEIPWRFEGQEKPKDVSAEQELCDVCLSPAVKTCLTCNDSYCETCIRPHLSDPDLERHQLQDLQLHGHDATGQVDMDRDQDPQGTHPKSSINKKCVPPPGQIQFPSVKPDSVTVSWSPPEGAAGPHRYRVTWRGAQKQHSAIVEGLKKEVTGLLPEQKYHFTVATLRQDGHQSSCVERSVQTGLRGRPDDLRIVLLGKTGVGKSSTGNTILGREAFQAEASADSVTSTCQRETAAVSGRQITVIDTPGLFDTENDNEEQNDREINKCISLALPGPHVFLLVIPVGRFTKEEQQAVKFIQSTFGENSIKHAIVLFTRGDDLKNKPIEQFVSEAGSNIMNVIEQCGKRYHVFNNKTRDRTQVSTLLDKIDHIKMHGGGYYTSRMFQQALQEEIERRMKEREEELIRGMEDMRKEKEDLQAQYKAKMERMKQTMEQERKSADEERRRREEEFSEREQRLKTDMKEKEEQMKKMQIEMERKREEWEKQRQEERKKRDEEEEKRREKEERIWNDHYERLKKDFERVQLERERLEREKKDLEVNYKAVMDLRRQ
- the LOC121685865 gene encoding immune-associated nucleotide-binding protein 12-like isoform X3; this translates as MSMKSDWSIEIPWRFEGQEKPKDVSAEQELCDVCLSPAVKTCLTCNDSYCETCIRPHLSDPDLERHQLQDLQLHGHDATGQVDMDRDQQDPQGTHPKSSINKKCVPPPGQIQFPSVKPDSVTVSWSPPEGAAGPHRYRVTWRGAQKQHSAIVEGLKKEVTGLLPEQKYHFTVATLRQDGHQSSCVERSVQTGLRGRPDDLRIVLLGKTGVGKSSTGNTILGREAFQAEASADSVTSTCQRETAAVSGRQITVIDTPGLFDTENDNEEQNDREINKCISLALPGPHVFLLVIPVGRFTKEEQQAVKFIQSTFGENSIKHAIVLFTRGDDLKNKPIEQFVSEAGSNIMNVIEQCGKRYHVFNNKTRDRTQVSTLLDKIDHIKMHGGGYYTSRMFQQALQEEIERRMKEREEELIRGMEDMRKEKEDLQAQYKAKMERMKQTMEQERKSADEERRRREEEFSEREQRLKTDMKEKEEQMKKMQIEMERKREEWEKQRQEERKKRDEEEEKRREKEERIWNDHYERLKKDFERVQLERERLEREKKDLEVNYKAVMDLRRQ